A genomic region of Colletes latitarsis isolate SP2378_abdomen chromosome 7, iyColLati1, whole genome shotgun sequence contains the following coding sequences:
- the LOC143344128 gene encoding contactin, which yields MYRIQIILTYVLVVSNNVFSQDMLYGEILYQCPQHWIKFQESCYRFIKSPIREREEARKNCQAYQSDLVTINSLEEHGFLLYQLLWQDPQHRKWYTGIKYQNGNWINEGDNTQLISMDNAFLPEPNDNTIGRDYLVYAYHYNLQRWGLERVTGRDRLLYICEAPISTLHNLLEDDRTYQYGIEIDNPSQIPRGPYFIKQPVDKVFDVSKRKISNDVSLSCFAGGYPAPTYEWFQEDYENDRLIATKIDPLQNIRYTVSGGTLIIYEPDQTEDRGSYHCKVTNKFGTIISESVELSFGYILEFNLKRSEERGDQNWGKAVYCDPPQHFPGVKYYWARDYFPNFVEEDKRVFVSYDGALYFSALEMIDRGNYSCNVQSVASDTGRNGPFFPLRVDPHSSFQQLKFPNNFPKAFPEAPIAGEEVRLECIAFGYPVPSYNWTRRGALLPREAYVTSYNRVLIIPKVHVDDQGEYVCRVHNDRLSIENSVRLTIQAAPNFTIPLVDKHMDNRGELTWTCEAFGIPDVTYSWFKNGELLDMETLPQDDKDRYFIQDNVLSIKHLDPERDPAMYQCRAKNQLKTKYSSAQLRVLSLKPSFKKRPMEPETYAAEKGNVTIVCNPEAAPRPKFVWKKDGNVIGSGGRRRILEIGNLIISPVSRDDEGTYVCSATNQYGFDETRGRLIVLHGPQFMERLPQRITSAVMQNLTLRCMGEIDEMLDVAYIWKHNGLHITDENVMNNPRLHIDGEELNIINATFAEAGEYECIIKSAVGEISSKTVVTIQGPPGPPGGVQVINIIKTSTTLRWTDGAFNGKPITMYTVSARTNWNHTWFNIIENITAIEVDRYNGRKEAYLENVLNPYTTYAFCVSAFNELGYSLPSSPSPQYSTPSDTPTKIPTNIGGGGGKIGDLTITWDPLPPSDQNGPGIYYNIFWRRKYHETEFQSLSLKEYGNVGRSVVQIPQQFYYTEYEVKVQAANALGSGPISDAVTIFSAEDMPQVAPQQVVAHSYNSTSLKVSWAPIEQSRERIRGKLIGHRIKYWKESNREEDSVYYLSRTTRPWALVVGLQPDTYYYVKVMAYNTAGEGPESERYLERTYRKAPQKPPSSVHVYGVNPSTVRVVWRYVQPSLEEEPLIGYKIRIWELDQDMSTANDTIIPSGSKLEADISNLSPGKAYHLRVLAFSNGGDGRMSSPTYTFQMGDAAAFRSSASNKILDAALGICLLLLLRVYECV from the exons ATGTATCGTATACAAATAATTTTAACGTACGTCCTCGTTGTTTCAAACAATGTATTTTCACAAGATATGTTGTATGGAGAGATATTATATCAATGTCCACAACATTGGATAAAATTTCAAGAATCATGTTATCGTTTTATAAAGAGTCCCATTAGAGAAAGGGAAGAAGCTAGAAAAAATTGTCAGGCTTATCAAAGTGATCTTGTCACAATTAATTCCTTGGAAGAACATGGATTTCTATTATATCAATTATTATGGCAAGATCCTCAACATCGTAAATGGTACACTGGTATAAAATATCAAAATGGAAACTGGATAAACGAAGGCGATAATACTCAGTTAATAAGTATGGACAATGCATTTTTGCCAGAACCAAATGATAATACAATTGGTAGAGATTATCTAGTATATGCCTACCATTACAACTTACAACGTTGGGGATTAGAAAGAGTAACTGGCAGAGATAGATTGTTATACATTTGCGAAGCTCCAATTTCTACTTTGCATAACTTGCTAGAAGATGATCGTACTTATCAGTATGGCATTGAAATTGACAATCCCAGTCAAATTCCTAGAGGGCCGTATTTTATTAAGCAACCTGTAGATAAAGTGTTTGATGTATCAAAAAGGAAAATAAGTAACGATGTTTCACTGAGCTGTTTTGCAGGTGGTTATCCTGCACCAACATACGAGTGGTTTCAGGAAGATTATGAAAATGatagattaatcgcaacgaaaATAGATCCATTACAAAATATTAGATATACCGTAAGCGGCGGcactttaattatttatgaaCCCGACCAGACAGAAGATAGAGGTTCATACCATTGTAAAGTGACAAACAAGTTTGGTACAATTATATCCGAAAGCGTAGAATTGTCATTTGGGTACATActggaatttaatttaaaacgttCAGAAGAACGTGGAGATCAAAATTGGGGTAAAGCTGTATATTGTGATCCACCGCAACATTTTCCTGGAGTAAAATATTATTGGGCGCGTGACTATTTCCCTAATTTCGTTGAGGAAGATAAACGTGTCTTTGTTTCCTACGACGGAGCGCTttatttttctgcattggaaatGATCGATCGTGGAAATTATTCTTGTAACGTTCAAAGTGTTGCTTCTGATACTGGTCGTAATGGACCGTTCTTTCCATTGAGGGTTGATCCACATT CTTCATTTCAACAATTAAAGTTTCCTAACAATTTTCCGAAAGCATTCCCAGAGGCTCCAATTGCTGGAGAGGAAGTGAGACTCGAATGCATTGCATTTGGATA TCCTGTTCCATCGTATAATTGGACAAGAAGAGGCGCGTTGTTACCGCGTGAAGCATATGTAACTAGTTATAATCGAGTATTAATAATACCAAAAGTACATGTTGATGATCAAGGAGAATATGTCTGTAGAGTTCACAATGACAGATTATCAATTGAAAACTCTGTAAGGTTAACTATACAAGCAGCTCCCAATTTTACCATTCCATTAGTGGATAAACACATGGATAACAGAGGCGAGTTAACTTGGACTTGCGAAGCATTTGGAATACCAGATGTAACTTATAGTTGGTTTAAAAATGGTGAATTATTGGATATGGAAACTCTTCCTCAGGACGATaaggatcgatattttatacaAGACAATGTTTTAAGTATAAAACATTTGGATCCGGAGAGAGATCCAGCTATGTATCAATGTCGTGCAAAAAATCAATTGAAAACAAAATACTCGTCTGCGCAACTTAGAGTTTTAT CGTTAAAACCATCATTTAAAAAACGACCTATGGAACCTGAAACTTACGCGGCAGAAAAAGGAAATGTTACGATTGTTTGTAATCCTGAGGCCGCACCCAGACCAAAATTTGTCTGGAAAAAGGATGGAAATGTAATTGGTTCTGGCGGTAGGCGAAGAATTTTAGAAATTGGTAATCTTATAATTAGTCCTGTTTCCAGAGACGACGAAGGTACTTATGTTTGCAGTGCAACAAATCAATATGGTTTTGATGAAACTCGCGGACGGCTGATTGTTCTAC ATGGCCCGCAATTTATGGAAAGATTGCCGCAACGCATAACTTCAGCAGTAATGCAAAATCTAACTTTGCGGTGTATGGGAGAAATAGATGAAATGCTAGATGTTGCATATATTTGGAAACACAATGGTTTACATATTACAGATGAAAATGTAATGAATAATCCCAGATTGCATATCGACGGTGAAGAACTTAACATAATAAATGCTACATTCGCAGAAGCAGGAGAGTATGAATGCATAATTAAAAGTGCTGTAGGTGAAATTTCTAGTAAAACAGTAGTTACGATACAAGGTCCACCAGGACCGCCTGGAGGTGTACaagttataaatattataaaaacttCTACAACTTTACGTTGGACTGATGGTGCTTTTAATGGTAAACCCATTACAATGTATACTGTAAGCGCAAGGACTAACTGGAATCATACGTGGTTTAATATCATAGAAA ATATCACTGCCATTGAAGTGGATAGATACAATGGCAGGAAAGAAGCGTATTTAGAGAATGTTCTAAATCCTTACACCACTTATGCATTTTGTGTATCTGCATTTAACGAATTGGGATATAGTCTACCTTCGTCACCTTCCCCGCAATATAGTACTCCATCAGACACACCAACTAAAATTCCAACTAAcataggaggaggaggaggaaagaTTGGAGATCTTACTATCACATGGGATCCTTTACCACCCTCCGACCAAAATGGTCCAGGAATTTACTATAACATATTTTGGCGTCGAAAATATCATGAAACGGAATTTCAATCGTTATCTTTGAAGGAATATGGTAATGTTGGCAGAAGCGTTGTACAAATACCGCAACAATTTTACTATACAGAATACGAAGTTAAAGTCCAAGCAGCTAATGCGTTAGGTTCTGGACCAATTTCCGACGCAGTTACGATATTTAGTGCAGAAGACATGCCACAAGTAGCTCCGCAACAAGTTGTTGCTCATAGTTATAACAGTACGAGTTTGAAAGTTAGTTGGGCGCCAATCGAACAAAGTCGCGAAAGGATAAGAGGCAAGCTAATTGGTCATAGAATAAAATACTGGAAGGAAAGTAATCGAGAAGAAGATTCGGTGTATTATTTATCTCGGACTACAAGACCTTGGGCTCTTGTTGTTGGTCTGCAGCCAGATACTTACTACTATGTTAAAGTAATGGCGTATAATACTGCTGGAGAGGGGCCTGAAAGCGAACGATATCTGGAGAGAACTTACCGAAAAGCACCTCAGAAACCACCATCTTCCGTTCATGTATATGGTGTAAATCCTTCAACAGTCAGAGTCGTATGGCGTTATGTACAACCAAGCCTAGAAGAAGAACCATTAATTGGATACAAAATACGTATCTGGGAATTAGATCAAGATATGAGCACTGCGAATGATACTATTATACCAAGTGGTTCAAAATTAGAAGCTGACATTTCTAATCTCAGTCCTGGTAAGGCATATCATTTGCGTGTGCTCGCATTTAGCAACGGTGGAGATGGGCGCATGTCAAGTCCAACATATACATTCCAAATGGGTGATGCTGCAGCTTTTAGAAGCAGTGCAAGTAATAAAATCTTAGATGCTGCTTTAGGTATAtgtttattattactattacgcGTTTACGAATGCGTATAA